The stretch of DNA AATTTGCCCGCTCTCTTTCCTATACAAGGAAGATGGGGCAGCCCCATTTCCTCATCGCTGACCACACCGGCCTTGGCCTTTCCTATGAAGGCATGGGCGATTATGTCAAGGCAAAGGAACGCTTCCGTGAAGCCATAAACCTCACCGAATCCCAATGGAAGACCCTTGCCCCCGAGGTAAAGAAAGACTTCCTCACTGCACAGACAGGTGCAGGATTTACCCGTATGGACGCCTACGAAGGTCTTATCCGTGTCCTTGTCAAAGAAAAAAGTCAGGGCTATGGCAAGGAATCTTTCGTTGTCGCAGAGAAGGTGAAAGGAAGGCTCTTCTTAGAGATGCTTGCTACCCGCGAGGCAAAAGGAAAGACCAGGGAGGATGAGACGGTTCTTAAGAAAGACATGGAATATCAATGGGAGTTGATGAGGCTGCACAAACAGCTTGAAGCGGAGACAGAAGCAGATCAGATTTCCGAGGAAACAAGAAATGCTCTCTCCGCAAAAGAAAAAGAATACTCCACCTTCATCGAAGAAGTGAAACTGAAAGGTGGAGAACTTGCCTCCCTCATCACCGCTGACCCCATAGGTATTCCGGCTCTCCAGTCCCTCCTTGACCCCTCAACGACTCTTCTCGAATACTTTACGGGTAAAGAGGCTACCTATGCCTGGCTTGTCACGAAGAATGATATTAAAGTCTACGAGATACCAATAACAGAGAAAGACCTGAAAGAGAAGGTGGATACCCTCCTTTTACCCAACATATCCAACAAATCCCGGCGACCCATGC from Pseudomonadota bacterium encodes:
- a CDS encoding tetratricopeptide repeat-containing protein; this translates as MKDNTNEFVSKILAIALVTGALAGCADGVIRVSYKAVTLSAQGYYDKALPLAQESLAIREQTLGPDHPDTAKSLNNLAEIYRSIGRYTEAEPLYKRSLAISEKALGPYHPDTAGSLNNLAFIYNSTGRYAEAETFYKRALAICEKILGPDHPDTARSLTNLAGLYLDSGRFDEGYVIFKKQNSPYGLGKYYLLKKDYSSAQREFARSLSYTRKMGQPHFLIADHTGLGLSYEGMGDYVKAKERFREAINLTESQWKTLAPEVKKDFLTAQTGAGFTRMDAYEGLIRVLVKEKSQGYGKESFVVAEKVKGRLFLEMLATREAKGKTREDETVLKKDMEYQWELMRLHKQLEAETEADQISEETRNALSAKEKEYSTFIEEVKLKGGELASLITADPIGIPALQSLLDPSTTLLEYFTGKEATYAWLVTKNDIKVYEIPITEKDLKEKVDTLLLPNISNKSRRPM